The region AGACTCGTACAGTTACTCCATTATTACTACAACTGCTCATCTACACATTATGAGTGAGTACAACAAAAAATCTCCAACCATCATACGTTCCCACCACCTGTTACTGATTCATTCAGATGTGATGAGATCAGGGACGGGAATCATAAAGAATTCCGGTTCCAGTTCTGATTCCTTTTAACGGTTCCTTTAACTATACTTAATTTGAGGAAGATATATTTGataatgagaaatgcaatttcTAATCCTGTTGCAAAATGACGAGAACATTTCATATGtcaacagagcagatataactaATCAGAGATAACTTTACAAAAGTCACTGCAAACTTGAATGAATTTTCAAAGACTTTTAGAGgcataaaagcaataaaatatttGGTCCTACTGTAgccatttgttaaaaaaaaatccaacatatttaattaattcatttcttTTCTTTACACATTTCTTCAGATTAGGGGAGGCTGGGGTCAGTGGTaagatttttcacattttggGATAAATCTCAGGAACCAAATATGCCACACCACCAAATATTTGGCACAAAAGAGGTACATTTTGTTAAGTACTTATAGCAATCAAATATGTCCAGCACATAGTGATATTTAAAGATATTCTGAAAGACAAGCAAGTAAAATCGACTCGACCACAGAGTCAGTTATAGTGTAAATAAGACTGTTTGAGAAAGatgctattttttttacatgacctAAAAGACTCTTATATTGCTCTTTTAATCCACTTTTCTATTTCAAacaacattttaagtgctgtctgaaatgcagcattacagaCATCAACGGCTGATTATCAGGTGATGTCTGACAAACAGACACAGTCGTGAACAAGAGGTAAAAAAGACATTTAAGAACAAATAGGCTGTTTACACTGTCTGTGTGACTAAACTCAAGCACTTATGTTTACATTAAGACACTAGTGTTTATATTGTAGAGCCAGTCAAGATGATGactttcatttaaaatgaatgtataCATTCTAATTACATTTAAACATTGTATTAAGTAAACCGTCTAATAATAAACCGTTTTTAAGGACTGTACGCACATGAGTTTGGTCTTACCCTCGTTCTAATGATAAACGAATCCGGATTACTTTAAATGAAGGAGCGCGTGACCGAAGATTGTAATTGACATAAGACACACCTAAACAATCTTTATATGAGGGCTTTCAGCACCAACACACCTGTACAGTTGGAAATGTGTAGTGAAAGATGCCGTCAAAGCAAAAGGCCAAAAAACATCACAGTACAGAATtacaatttggattttttttttaaatgtacaacataCTGTAGACGTAAGATGAACTGAAGGCGTGCTTGGAGCACTGCTTGTGCAGGAGCATTTATCTTTGCCTGAACGTCCACAGGTTCAGACTGTGCATGAGGTCCATGAGGCAATGCTTGAAGTGCAAAGAAATCCGTGGCGGTTCTCCACATTTGCTGCTTCGCCTGATCGTTTCTTGAGCAGGGCGCCTTATAaaagagagactcgctgccggtaCTGACACAATTTGCACACGTCAAGCACAAAGGTGAAGAAACTCCCAGTCTCATTGCAGTGTTGTGCAGTACGCGGCATGCTAAAACCATCTGACAAACCTTTTCCAGAGCATTTTACCAGCTCAAGACAACCAAAGGCTTGTGCGCTCGATCACTGAGCATGCACAGGCAGAATCAGAACCCAGCTCGAGCTATACGCACGTCATTTTTGTTACTTTGAAAAATACcatatatttcaattattttgtgtttgttccaTGTTTATAAGGACACCGGAAATGTGTGATTTTGGCGTATGTGTGGTTTCAGTTGGTCCTAtgttttttcatacatttttaatacattttagtgCAAACTCATTGATAAATCGTGATTTCTGTGTGAATGCGTTTGTAAACAGATTTCACATCACTTGTGCGCTCATGTGGTAGCGTCAAGTATAAACCAGACTTCTTCAGAGCCATTCGCTCGGGAATCAATCACACTACACTGGACTcgctgtgtttcacactgtagattcagtaggGGGCAGCACTGCCGCTGAATTGTGCTGCAGGAAACGTTGTGagagaattttgttttatttgatgaAGTTCCAAACATAAGTTTGAGTGGAGtttgttcatctaggcctgccaatcaaATCCCAAGGTCAAATTAGTGGCTGATTCCCTCCCACTGGTGATGATTCTTCAGGCATTCCTGCACCTCCCCATATAcacttttatactgtatatcataatgCCTATACCAATTACTATTTCAAAATTGTCTTTCTATTTCTTGCTTTAGTCTGATAGTCCAGGGGGATAAGCATTTCAGAGCTCAAACCCAGTCCTGTGCATGAGCCTCTCCGCTACGGACAGCACACCAAATACGTTTACTTTCTGTGATCCAGGACTATACAAACCAGCaacattatattttgttactGTCTGTGTTTCATCAAAGAACCTTAAAAACGGAATGTTAAACAGTTAACGGAACCattaagtcatgaaaatcataagATGccagtatttattttatatttttaataaatggaaCAAGTTCTGAGCAATGACTGCTATACCCAACCACAGAATATATGCATAACCTGATATTTGTGATTGACAGATAAAGTGGGTTCATATAGAGTGACCGGTTACTCAGGAGGTCAGATCAtcatcaagtgtgaacaccctcagTACAAAACCAACCCAAAATATATCTGTAAAGAATCAGTTGGATGTTCTGAGAGGAAGTATCCAGGAGTTGAGAATAAATGGATGGAAAATGGAGATGTTTCTTTATATGATGACACCAGAGGAGGAGTCTTGATGGTGTTCTTTAGAGATCTGAATGCTGGAGATGCTGGAACATACAGGTGTGGAGTCAATGTATCTCAATATACTGAGTGGTTTACTGAAGTAAAACTGGATGTGAAAAATGGTAGGACCATTTTTATGTACTATTATATTTTCCAGACAGATCCcagacaaacaaataaataggGTATAAGCACCATATTTTGTGTTCAAagtgtctgtttatttattttttagtgccTCCAGTATTTGGTCATGAAGGAGAATCTGTTGAGATCATCTGTCCTTATGATCCGATCTATAAATCAAAGTCAAAGTATCTCTGTAAGGGGAAGTGCTCCACTAGAGATAGAAATCCTCTCATTGAGACTGTGACAGACCAGAATGAGACCAAGACTGACAGATTGACTCTGAatgatgacatcacagcaagtgtCTTTACTGTGACCATCACTGGACTGACAGCAGAGGATGCTGGGAAATACTGCTGTGCAATGACATTAGAAAGAGACGTGAATTATCTTTGCACTCATCTGATCATTATCAGGAAACAAGGTGAG is a window of Myxocyprinus asiaticus isolate MX2 ecotype Aquarium Trade chromosome 8, UBuf_Myxa_2, whole genome shotgun sequence DNA encoding:
- the LOC127444993 gene encoding protein CD300H-like translates to MENGDVSLYDDTRGGVLMVFFRDLNAGDAGTYRCGVNVSQYTEWFTEVKLDVKNVPPVFGHEGESVEIICPYDPIYKSKSKYLCKGKCSTRDRNPLIETVTDQNETKTDRLTLNDDITASVFTVTITGLTAEDAGKYCCAMTLERDVNYLCTHLIIIRKQETTSTSDKRKKNTDRMSSCADSRRDSLSDPSSTPLYSTVQFPSNSSDGLLYAAVSFHKHEDSLTDDTVTFRKDEIYSDYSTVRTRLN